A single region of the Bacteroides luhongzhouii genome encodes:
- a CDS encoding fimbrial protein: MRKKLLHIICLASTILLFSCSREADVAYELPAHTTRAQLSIDLVNNGDVEQQEKINSMRFIVFGSTPSGVRLDVNEHILLSTPETATDIDAQLLKVTSSNDILVVVIANEPQSLTSKLDGIANLLTLQEMIYDISSILNSDGQIISTTGMPMTGVIRDISIAPDETKTVQMVIERAVARVDVFIEAIDGGAVTGYTAGSTSVTLHNFSHDSYFVMGNVDNGTRDNADSSKNYGKVKEDVSESNLLTHSWTATTTETWAYSSASGAENRKLLCSFYTAERLFKSDYSDRLSISMANVPKGPSDVTGITEKVIESVTKVDGTGSPTAQPFTEIRRNNVYQVTARVGKIGIQILTISVEDWGERQDIDLDMGL; encoded by the coding sequence ATGAGAAAAAAGCTATTACATATCATTTGTCTGGCATCCACCATCCTTTTGTTCTCATGTAGTAGAGAAGCTGATGTGGCTTATGAGTTGCCTGCCCATACTACCCGGGCGCAACTTAGCATCGACTTGGTGAACAATGGGGATGTGGAACAACAGGAGAAGATAAACTCCATGCGGTTTATCGTATTCGGCAGCACGCCCAGTGGCGTGAGGCTGGATGTGAATGAACACATCCTGTTGAGTACTCCGGAGACAGCTACTGATATAGATGCGCAACTTCTCAAAGTGACTTCCAGTAATGATATCCTGGTCGTAGTTATTGCCAACGAACCGCAGAGTCTCACAAGCAAACTTGACGGTATAGCCAATCTTTTGACGTTGCAAGAGATGATTTACGATATCTCCAGCATACTGAACAGTGACGGGCAGATCATTTCGACGACCGGAATGCCAATGACAGGAGTGATCCGGGATATATCCATAGCACCTGATGAAACCAAAACAGTGCAAATGGTGATCGAACGTGCCGTAGCCCGGGTAGATGTCTTTATCGAAGCCATAGACGGCGGAGCGGTGACCGGATATACTGCCGGAAGCACCAGTGTCACCTTGCACAATTTCTCCCACGATAGCTATTTCGTGATGGGAAACGTGGACAACGGCACGCGTGATAACGCCGACTCTTCAAAAAACTACGGAAAAGTGAAGGAAGATGTGTCGGAAAGCAATTTGTTAACGCATAGCTGGACGGCTACGACTACAGAAACCTGGGCATATTCATCGGCTTCCGGAGCTGAAAACCGGAAGTTGCTTTGCTCGTTCTACACAGCCGAACGCCTATTCAAGTCGGATTATTCCGACCGACTGTCTATCAGTATGGCTAATGTCCCGAAAGGACCTTCGGACGTCACTGGAATAACCGAGAAAGTAATTGAAAGCGTAACGAAGGTTGACGGCACAGGCAGTCCGACGGCGCAACCTTTTACGGAGATCCGTCGGAACAACGTGTATCAGGTAACGGCGCGCGTAGGAAAAATAGGTATTCAGATACTGACGATAAGCGTGGAAGATTGGGGTGAAAGACAAGACATTGATCTGGATATGGGTTTGTAA